In Pseudomonas sp. MTM4, one genomic interval encodes:
- a CDS encoding GNAT family N-acetyltransferase, producing MSDIEVRIADWQQDNADLRRIRETVFIAEQSVPPELEWDADDAEAVHFLALESGYPIGTARLLNDGHIGRVSVLRDWRGMHVGGTLMKAAIEEAERRGLREQRLTAQVHATSFYERLGFEVISEEFLEAGLPHVDMLRKSN from the coding sequence ATGAGTGATATAGAAGTTCGCATCGCCGACTGGCAGCAGGACAACGCCGATTTGCGTCGAATTCGCGAGACCGTTTTCATCGCCGAGCAGTCGGTGCCGCCTGAGCTCGAATGGGATGCGGACGATGCCGAGGCCGTGCATTTCCTCGCCCTTGAAAGTGGCTATCCCATAGGCACGGCGCGCTTGCTGAATGATGGACATATCGGTCGCGTCTCCGTGCTACGCGACTGGCGCGGGATGCATGTTGGAGGCACGCTGATGAAGGCCGCGATCGAAGAAGCAGAACGTCGTGGTCTCCGCGAACAACGACTGACCGCCCAGGTCCATGCCACCTCGTTCTATGAACGCCTCGGTTTTGAAGTGATCAGCGAGGAGTTCCTGGA